The sequence AGCGTCGGCATCTCCGTGGAAAACGTCGCCTATTCACCCGACAGTGTGGCCGACTACACATTAATGCTGATGCTGATGACGGCGCGACGCGCAAAGTCCATCATCCGTCACGCAGATGTGCACGATTACCGGTTGAACGATGTCCGTGGAAAAGAGCTGCGCGATCTGACCATCGGAGTCGTGGGAACGGGGCGCATTGGCGTAGCAGTCATGGGCAGGCTGCGGGGTTTCGGATGCCGGACATTGGCCCATGACAGCCACCCCAAGACCGCGGCCGATTACGTCCCTCTCGATGAATTGCTGCAGCTGAGCGACATCGTAACGCTCCACACGCCGCTCACCGCGGATACACACCACCTCATGAATCGCCACCGCATCGAGCAGATGAAGCACGGCTCATGCATTATCAATACCGGACGCGGTTCACTTATCGACACCGAGGCCCTCGTTTTCGCATTGGAAAGCGGTCGTTTGGGCGGTGCCGCGCTGGACGTCCTCGAAGGAGAGGAAGGAATCTTCTACACCGATTGCCGAAACAAACCCATCGACAGCAAGGCGCTGTTGCGGCTGCAGGAGATGCCGAACGTGATCATCAGTCCGCACACCGCCTACTACACAGACCACGCCCTGAGCGACACGGTCGAAAACTCCATCACCAACTGCCTGAAATTCGAAAGCAGGAACCAGCATGGATAAGCTCAACGTCGGAATCGTATTCGGAGGTTGCTCCGAAGAACACCCCATCTCCGTCAAATCTGCGCAAGAGGTCGCAAAAAATATCGATCTCGACAAGTACAAACCCTTCTACATCGGAATCACGAAGAGTGGTGCTTGGAAACTTTGCGACAGCCCTGGCCCGGACTGGGAGAGCGGCAGCTGTCGTCCGGTGCTGTTGTCACCGGACAGAAGCGTACGCGGATTACTCGTCCTGGAGCAGGGGCGCTACAGCACGATCAATCTGGACGTTGTGCTGCCCATCCTGCACGGAAGACTTGGCGAAGACGGCGCGATGCAAGGCATGTTGGAGCTCACCGGCATCCCCTACGCGGGCTGCGACGTACAGAGTTCCGCTCTGTGCATGGACAAGTCCCTTGCCTACCAAATAGCCAGGGGCGCAGGAATCGCCACACCGAAATTCTGGACCGTTGCGGCGAACGAGAACATTGATCCCGAGCAACTGACGTATCCCGTCTTCGCGAAGCCGGCCCGTTCGGGGTCGTCCTTCGGTGTCGGAAAGGTATCGCAAAAGGAAGAACTGCTGCCTGCGGTGGAAATCGCGCGACAGTACGACTCAAAGGTGCTCATCGAAGAGGCTGTCGTCGGCAGCGAAGTCGGATGCGCCATCCTGGGGAATGAACTCGATTTGATCGCAGGCGAGGTGGATCGAATCGCACTGTCGCACGGGTTCTTCAAGATCCATCAGGAGAAAGACCCGGAGAGCGGATCCGAGAACTCAACTTTCATCGTTCCCGCCGATATTTCAGAAGAGTCGCGCTCGCTCGTTCAGGAGACGGCAAAGACCATCTACCGCGCCCTGGGATGCAGCGGCCTGGCACGAGTGGACATGTTCCTCAAGGAGGATGGAAGTGTAGTCCTCAACGAGGTCAACACATTGCCTGGCCTGACCTCCTACAGTCGCTATCCAAGGATGATGGCAGCTGCAGGGATTACGCTGACCGAAGTGATCGACCGGATGGTGACGTTGGCACTGACGGGGAAAATCCGATGAATGACAACTTCGCCTTCCTGGACGAATGTGCACCCGGAATACGCTGGGATTCCAAGTACGCCACCTGGGACAACTTCACCGGCAAACCCGTGGACGGTTACCTGGCCAATCGAATCGTCGGCACCAGGCCTTTGTTCGCAGCTCTGGAAAGGGCGCGAGAAGAGGCCCGCTCCTATGGCTTTGGCCTGCTCCTCTGGGATGGATACCGGCCTCAACGCGCCGTAGATTGCTTTGTGCGCTGGTCGAGGCAGCCGGAGGATGGCCGCACGAAGCAGCGACACCATCCGCATATCGACAGAGCCGATATGTTCGAGATGGGATATGTCGCCACAAAGTCCGGCCACAGTCGGGGCAGCACCATCGACCTGACTCTCTACCACATGGCCACCGGAGAACTTGCCGCCATGGGCGGTGACCACGACTTGATGGATCCGATCTCGCATCACGGAGCACAAGGGGTCACACAATCCGAGGCGCGAAATCGACAACACCTGCGCTCCATCATGGAGGCCTGCGGTTTCAGTCCATACGAGTGTGAATGGTGGCACTACACCCTCAAAGACGAACCTTACCCGGACACCTATTTTGACTTTCCTGTCACGTAGCTGAACCGGACCGAGAAGTCGAATTCGTCGAAGCGCTACGAGCGACCGCGGTTCCAATTGCGCGACTCACCCGAGAAAGGGAATGTCATGTCAGAGCACCATACCGACTGGTGCCTCCGATGTGGGCACAACCATCGCCACGGGCCGACGGCGGATCTGAGCGGGGCGATCCCACTGTTCGAGCGGACCCGCTCCGACAACGTACGGGTGATGGGCGAGGGCCTCCCGCTGACAAAAGCGGTCCGCTGCGCCCATGTTGCAGCTTGCGCCCAGAGGGCTGTCGACGGCCTCAAGATGATGTAGGCGCCTACCTCGGCCTGTAGAGGTTGTCCCGTCAGTCGCAGTTCGAGCAGCTCGTGGTGCTGGTTGCTGGTGGTGCCGGGCCGGGGCGCGGTCGCCCTGTCGCCGTCCCTGCCGCGCAGAGGCAGGGAACCCGTCCGGCAGCACGCAGCGCTCGGGGCGGCACGCAGCGCTTCCCCGTTGTGCCGGACGGTCCGTCGCGGGGAGCACAGCGGACCCAACGGGCGTGGGAGCGCGAAGCGCTCGCCCGAGGGGGCAGAGCTCCCGCCCCCCACACCCGGTGGTGGGGAGTGAAGCGTCCCGCCCCCACCGGGCGGCGGGACGGCCGCACCCCGGCACGGCACCTCCCGAGAAATCGACGGGCCGTCAGCCTGACGCTGCGCCCCGTACCCCGCTGCGCCCCCGTTGCCCGCCAGTGGGGGCCGGGGGCCGTCACGAAACCGAGAGACTGCCGTCAGGCGGAGGCAGTTCTGCCCAGTTGAGGTTCAGCCGAGGTACGCGCCAAAGAGGCAGTGAGTTGATCTTGATGCGGCTCAGCGCGTGGTCAGCGCTCCGTCACCGGCAGGCACTCGGCGAGCAGGTCGACGACATCGCGCCAGGCTCGCTGCGCGTGCTGTGGGTGGTAGCCGACGCCGGGGACCACGGGGTGGTCGACCTGCGGGTGGTGGAAGGCGTGCAAGGCGCCGCCGTAGACCGTGAGACGCCAGTCGACGCCCGCGGCCTGCATCTCGGCGGTGAACGCGTTCCGTTGCGCGGGCGGCATGATCGGGTCCTCCGACCCGACCCCGGCCCACACCGGGCAGCGGATGCGCGCCGCCTCGCCCGGTCGGCCCGTGGTAATCGCGTTGACTGTCCCGATCGCGCGCAGGCCGACGCCATCGCGCCCGAGTTCCAGCCCGACGGCGCCCCCGGTGCCGTAGCCGACGGCGGCGATCCGGTCGGGGTCGGTCCGCGGTTCGGTGCGCAACACGTCGAGCGCCGCATGGCCGATACCCCGCATCCGGTCGGGATCAGCGAGCAGTGGCAGGCAACGGGCCAGCATCTCCTCGGGGTCAGCCAGATAGCGCCCGCCGTGAAGGTCGAAGGCCAGCGCCACGTAACCCAGCTCGGCGAGAGCATCGGCCCGGCGGCGCTCGACGTCGCTGAGCCCCATCCCCTCAGGCCCGACCAGCACCGCGGGCCGACGGTCGACACCGGCCGGGAGCGCAAGGTGCCCGATCATCGTCAAACCGTCGGCCGGATACTCGACCGGACGCGTCGTAACCATCGTCATGAGGCTGGACTGTAGCGATCGTCGAGCCCGGTCCGGCCGCTGTTCTGCCACTGGCAGAACAGCGCGGGTATCCCCTGAAATACGGCAAAGGCTCACGAGAATCGTGACGATCCTCGTCCGCGCGGCAGCGCTTGTCCATCCCGTTGCCCCTTTGACCCGTAACTCGGTCAGACCCCCAGTTGCACGAACCGCTTCGGCACCGGCCGGGCTCGTCGGACACTCTGACCCCAAGGGCGGTCAGGGCCCCCAGGACCGATCCGGGGACCTTTGAGGGGAGGCTGTCGAGGTGTTCTAGGCGGCGAGAGCGGCGATGAGGTCGCCCCGAGGGGGTGTACCGCCCGTGGCCAGGTAGCGGATGCCGTCCACGGCCCGGGCTTCGCTGCGAGCCGGCCGAGCGGATGCCG is a genomic window of Streptomyces sp. NBC_01237 containing:
- the vanH gene encoding D-lactate dehydrogenase VanH produces the protein MTYSEPAHAAVGHTQSLTYSHPTAAAPTRVTVYGCGKDEASLFREMAPRVGVIPTITEAAVSEANVELANGNRCISVSHKTGITNSTLLALSRAGVAYISTRSVGYNHIDVGYAASVGISVENVAYSPDSVADYTLMLMLMTARRAKSIIRHADVHDYRLNDVRGKELRDLTIGVVGTGRIGVAVMGRLRGFGCRTLAHDSHPKTAADYVPLDELLQLSDIVTLHTPLTADTHHLMNRHRIEQMKHGSCIINTGRGSLIDTEALVFALESGRLGGAALDVLEGEEGIFYTDCRNKPIDSKALLRLQEMPNVIISPHTAYYTDHALSDTVENSITNCLKFESRNQHG
- the vanA gene encoding D-alanine--(R)-lactate ligase; the encoded protein is MDKLNVGIVFGGCSEEHPISVKSAQEVAKNIDLDKYKPFYIGITKSGAWKLCDSPGPDWESGSCRPVLLSPDRSVRGLLVLEQGRYSTINLDVVLPILHGRLGEDGAMQGMLELTGIPYAGCDVQSSALCMDKSLAYQIARGAGIATPKFWTVAANENIDPEQLTYPVFAKPARSGSSFGVGKVSQKEELLPAVEIARQYDSKVLIEEAVVGSEVGCAILGNELDLIAGEVDRIALSHGFFKIHQEKDPESGSENSTFIVPADISEESRSLVQETAKTIYRALGCSGLARVDMFLKEDGSVVLNEVNTLPGLTSYSRYPRMMAAAGITLTEVIDRMVTLALTGKIR
- the vanX gene encoding D-Ala-D-Ala dipeptidase VanX, which produces MNDNFAFLDECAPGIRWDSKYATWDNFTGKPVDGYLANRIVGTRPLFAALERAREEARSYGFGLLLWDGYRPQRAVDCFVRWSRQPEDGRTKQRHHPHIDRADMFEMGYVATKSGHSRGSTIDLTLYHMATGELAAMGGDHDLMDPISHHGAQGVTQSEARNRQHLRSIMEACGFSPYECEWWHYTLKDEPYPDTYFDFPVT
- a CDS encoding dienelactone hydrolase family protein yields the protein MTMVTTRPVEYPADGLTMIGHLALPAGVDRRPAVLVGPEGMGLSDVERRRADALAELGYVALAFDLHGGRYLADPEEMLARCLPLLADPDRMRGIGHAALDVLRTEPRTDPDRIAAVGYGTGGAVGLELGRDGVGLRAIGTVNAITTGRPGEAARIRCPVWAGVGSEDPIMPPAQRNAFTAEMQAAGVDWRLTVYGGALHAFHHPQVDHPVVPGVGYHPQHAQRAWRDVVDLLAECLPVTER